One genomic segment of Spirochaeta cellobiosiphila DSM 17781 includes these proteins:
- a CDS encoding sensor histidine kinase yields MKKRNNHGLHTFVYLFCTVCLMWINSVLLYAIYNQVEFHIDHELPILLKLFLLFFFTMLLMILEMPIISLFRPNWQDPFTYFLDTFKKVGEGEFEIPKIKHSYRGRFDRLAEGMNEMVDSLKAVEAMRQEFISTVSHEIQSPLTSIKGFASILKEESLPLAKQKHYLSIIEDECRRLSSISDNLLQLTRLERLDNTVDKHNFYLDQQIRSCVLNCESQWTAKNIDIVLDLEPVEFLGAEELLFHVWSNIIHNGIKFSPTDSTIQITMSISDTFVIVVFLDEGIGIEGDNIPLLFDRFFKADKSRNRNDINNGSGLGLSIVKKIVELHEGQITAASQGLGKGTSFTITLPIQD; encoded by the coding sequence ATGAAAAAAAGAAATAATCATGGCCTTCATACTTTTGTGTATTTATTTTGTACCGTATGCCTTATGTGGATTAATAGTGTTCTATTATATGCTATTTATAACCAAGTTGAGTTCCACATTGATCATGAATTACCTATCTTACTTAAATTATTCTTATTATTTTTTTTCACAATGTTATTAATGATATTGGAAATGCCAATAATTTCACTCTTTAGACCCAATTGGCAAGATCCCTTTACTTACTTCCTAGATACTTTTAAGAAAGTAGGTGAGGGCGAATTTGAAATTCCTAAAATCAAGCATAGTTATAGAGGTCGCTTTGATAGATTAGCGGAAGGGATGAATGAAATGGTTGATTCTTTAAAGGCTGTCGAAGCGATGCGCCAAGAGTTTATATCTACAGTGTCCCATGAAATACAATCTCCATTAACATCGATTAAAGGTTTTGCTTCTATATTAAAAGAGGAATCTTTGCCTTTAGCAAAGCAAAAACACTATTTAAGTATTATTGAAGATGAATGTAGGCGTTTATCATCGATAAGTGATAATTTACTGCAACTAACGAGACTGGAACGACTGGATAATACAGTAGATAAACATAATTTTTATCTAGATCAACAAATTAGGAGTTGTGTATTAAATTGCGAGTCTCAATGGACAGCTAAAAACATAGATATTGTTCTAGATTTGGAGCCTGTTGAATTCTTAGGTGCTGAGGAACTTTTATTTCACGTCTGGTCAAATATAATACATAATGGCATTAAATTTTCTCCTACAGATTCAACAATACAAATCACAATGTCAATATCAGATACCTTTGTAATAGTAGTTTTTTTAGATGAAGGAATAGGGATAGAAGGAGACAATATTCCCCTTCTATTTGATCGATTCTTTAAAGCAGATAAATCAAGAAATCGAAATGATATTAACAATGGCAGCGGGTTAGGCTTATCCATTGTTAAAAAAATTGTAGAATTGCATGAAGGGCAA
- a CDS encoding response regulator transcription factor, which translates to MAHILLVDDDYHIQQLVSHILQGAGYLVTIASDGKEGLSLFNRSDFDLIVLDVMMPHMDGWEFCTTIRKSSDLPILFLSAKSQVVDKVKGLKMGSDDYLTKPFEAIELLARIKALLRRYGIQNTGVISIGKIILDQCRYHVNFNGKEIDLPLKEFRLLFKLAESPGRTFTREQLLADIWGMDFEGVDRTVDVHINRLRDKFPSALAGFEIQTIRGLGYKVKIIDEKKK; encoded by the coding sequence ATGGCTCACATATTGTTAGTTGATGATGACTACCACATTCAGCAGTTAGTTTCTCACATCTTACAAGGTGCTGGGTATTTAGTTACGATTGCTTCTGATGGTAAAGAGGGCTTATCCCTCTTTAATAGATCAGACTTTGATTTAATTGTATTGGATGTGATGATGCCCCATATGGATGGTTGGGAATTTTGTACCACCATCCGTAAAAGCTCAGATTTACCTATTTTATTTCTATCTGCAAAGAGTCAGGTTGTAGACAAAGTTAAAGGTTTGAAAATGGGTAGTGATGACTATCTTACCAAGCCTTTTGAGGCAATAGAATTGTTAGCAAGAATAAAGGCATTACTAAGACGATATGGAATACAAAATACGGGTGTTATTAGTATTGGTAAGATTATCCTTGATCAATGTCGCTATCATGTGAACTTTAATGGGAAAGAGATAGATTTGCCTTTAAAAGAATTTCGCTTGTTGTTTAAGTTGGCAGAATCACCAGGGCGAACATTTACCCGAGAGCAACTCTTAGCAGATATTTGGGGAATGGATTTTGAAGGTGTTGATAGAACTGTAGATGTTCATATTAATAGATTAAGAGATAAATTCCCTTCTGCCTTAGCTGGTTTTGAAATACAAACCATTCGTGGGTTAGGTTATAAGGTAAAGATAATAGATGAAAAAAAGAAATAA
- a CDS encoding ABC transporter ATP-binding protein: protein MPHPTLIEYKPSNDGSQFTIKRFWALIAKSKPSIGLFSIAIFLSLVTSLTSLVVPILTKGLIDGFSLSNIKTYQIILLVLAFIAQIGLSVLAAYLLTIVGQRIVSGLRKLLWKKQLHLPVSFFDNHISGDMVSRMTNDTAIIKDLITNYLSSFISGVISIIGAYVLLLYLDWQMTLVMTLAVPLAFGILMPMGKHMHRIGRDSMSATASFTGFLSQTLSEIRLVKSSNTEKVEYSKGAHFVDSLYHLGVKEGKVQALVRPMMTFVTMGLLVVIVGLGGYKVSNGGMSAGDLVAFILYFVQIIMPMTQLSMFITQLSKTRGATESIISIMEEVDEVLESGHSLSIIDKVISFQNVSFSYASNDEEQLHNLCFTIVPGAVTAFVGPSGGGKSTIFALLERYYHPASGYISYDGEPINFYSLESWRKNIGYVSQDTPIIAGTIYDNICYGLTHEVDDSLLEIATRSAYIYDFISSLPEGYSTQVGERGVKLSGGQRQRIAIARAFLRNPQILMLDEATANLDSDSEIWVQEALKNLMKDRTVVIIAHRLSTVIDADKIIFIDKGIVTGEGSHSDLYEKHPLYRKFSEHQLNKGSYGSHIVS from the coding sequence ATGCCACATCCTACATTAATTGAATACAAGCCTAGCAATGATGGAAGCCAATTTACTATAAAACGTTTCTGGGCTCTTATAGCTAAAAGCAAGCCATCGATTGGACTATTCTCAATTGCAATTTTCTTAAGTCTAGTTACCTCTTTAACGAGCTTAGTCGTTCCCATATTAACCAAAGGACTTATTGATGGATTCAGTTTATCAAATATCAAAACCTATCAAATTATTTTATTAGTGTTAGCCTTTATTGCTCAAATAGGATTATCCGTGTTGGCAGCCTACTTATTAACAATTGTTGGACAAAGGATTGTATCAGGGTTGCGGAAACTATTATGGAAAAAACAACTCCATTTACCAGTATCCTTTTTTGACAATCACATATCTGGTGATATGGTATCACGTATGACGAATGATACTGCTATTATCAAAGACCTTATAACGAATTATTTGTCTAGTTTTATATCAGGAGTTATTTCTATAATTGGTGCCTATGTCTTACTTCTCTATTTAGATTGGCAGATGACTCTTGTAATGACTTTAGCTGTTCCCCTCGCTTTTGGAATATTGATGCCCATGGGGAAGCATATGCACCGAATTGGTCGTGATTCCATGTCGGCCACTGCTTCCTTTACAGGTTTCTTGAGCCAAACATTATCTGAAATACGATTAGTTAAATCATCAAATACAGAAAAAGTTGAATATTCAAAGGGGGCTCATTTTGTTGATTCCTTGTATCATCTTGGAGTCAAAGAAGGAAAGGTTCAGGCTCTTGTTAGACCTATGATGACCTTCGTTACGATGGGCTTACTCGTGGTAATTGTTGGACTTGGTGGTTACAAAGTATCTAATGGGGGAATGAGCGCTGGTGACCTGGTGGCCTTCATCTTATACTTTGTACAGATTATTATGCCAATGACTCAATTATCAATGTTTATTACACAACTTAGTAAGACAAGAGGGGCTACGGAAAGTATTATTAGTATAATGGAAGAAGTAGATGAGGTATTAGAGTCAGGTCATTCTCTATCAATTATTGATAAGGTCATTAGTTTTCAGAATGTAAGTTTCTCATATGCCTCAAATGATGAAGAACAACTTCATAATTTGTGTTTTACCATAGTGCCGGGGGCGGTCACAGCATTTGTAGGACCATCAGGAGGTGGTAAATCTACCATATTCGCTTTACTAGAAAGATATTATCATCCTGCTAGTGGTTATATCAGCTATGATGGCGAACCAATTAACTTTTACTCACTTGAATCTTGGCGAAAGAACATTGGTTATGTAAGTCAGGATACTCCCATTATTGCTGGAACTATATATGATAATATTTGCTACGGCTTAACCCATGAAGTAGATGATTCTTTATTAGAAATAGCTACTCGTTCTGCTTATATTTATGACTTTATTTCATCACTACCTGAGGGGTATAGTACCCAAGTTGGTGAAAGAGGCGTGAAATTATCAGGTGGGCAACGTCAACGAATAGCTATTGCGAGAGCTTTTCTGAGAAATCCGCAAATTCTTATGTTAGATGAAGCAACAGCTAATTTAGATAGTGATTCAGAAATATGGGTTCAGGAAGCTCTTAAAAATTTGATGAAAGATCGTACTGTCGTTATCATTGCTCATCGTTTATCAACGGTTATTGATGCGGATAAAATAATATTTATAGATAAGGGAATTGTTACTGGGGAAGGAAGCCATTCGGATTTATATGAAAAACATCCTCTTTATCGAAAATTCTCTGAACATCAATTGAATAAAGGAAGTTATGGCTCACATATTGTTAGTTGA
- a CDS encoding DUF4421 family protein, with protein sequence MINKRICLALILFSFLTLTLFSEDEKTPFILQYNLATIIQQLNIASVDDPDNSQAFVPNAPLIPGISLLYGRFSGSISYALVSVQDNDVYGASEYSSFGLSYYRDNWGLAGRFVRNKGFYLDSSEDSDYEKYPSMMLYDLNAEFIFKLSKKDLSLKGVMNEFDNLSESGGAWLGMMTYNYHNLDDIADVVGDNVSEASFQSFGLLPGYTYSYVKSYFFVRGLLFVGPAVQYQNYIYTDRYSDRITYVFMLKANLNIGVDRPKNYWGFNWDLDYTNLARLNDHIELSTSTSGVKLYYGHRY encoded by the coding sequence TTGATAAATAAGAGAATATGTTTAGCCCTCATTCTATTTAGTTTTTTAACTCTGACACTATTTAGTGAGGATGAGAAAACTCCTTTTATATTGCAATATAATTTAGCTACCATAATTCAACAACTTAATATTGCTAGTGTTGATGATCCTGATAACAGTCAAGCTTTTGTTCCAAATGCCCCTTTAATTCCTGGAATTTCTCTCCTTTATGGTCGATTTAGTGGTTCTATTTCTTATGCCCTGGTCAGTGTTCAAGATAATGATGTTTATGGGGCGTCTGAATACTCTAGCTTTGGATTGTCCTATTACCGTGATAACTGGGGATTGGCAGGACGATTTGTTCGAAATAAAGGTTTTTACTTAGATTCCTCAGAGGATTCTGATTATGAGAAATATCCTAGTATGATGTTATATGATTTGAATGCTGAATTTATATTTAAACTTAGTAAGAAAGATCTTTCCTTAAAAGGTGTCATGAATGAGTTTGATAATTTATCTGAATCAGGTGGTGCCTGGTTGGGTATGATGACTTATAATTATCATAACTTGGATGATATCGCAGATGTTGTTGGTGATAATGTATCGGAAGCTTCTTTTCAATCTTTTGGTCTTTTACCCGGTTATACATATTCCTATGTCAAAAGCTATTTCTTTGTCCGCGGATTATTGTTTGTCGGTCCTGCAGTCCAGTATCAAAACTATATCTATACTGACCGTTATTCTGATCGAATAACCTATGTGTTTATGTTAAAAGCCAATCTCAATATAGGTGTGGACAGGCCCAAGAATTATTGGGGTTTTAATTGGGATTTAGATTATACAAACCTGGCTAGACTCAACGATCATATTGAACTATCTACTTCTACCAGTGGAGTTAAATTATATTATGGTCACCGATATTAA
- a CDS encoding Gfo/Idh/MocA family protein: protein MSQLKVVLIGAGKRAENIFIPILEQLSSYCSLVGVMSRTEEKVAYFGRKYNIPWFTDLEKLVNQTKPDIAIITTSRDQHLEPFLKLADMGVSLLVETPLAETREDMELMLNVKKEKDIYVEVVEQYFRYPRMQLIKKILSEGIIGIPQLVFSVSVAHGYHGLSLLRNIVGFDRKPISVSAHEQNFEVMNHIWRKGYPLRNTENWQHGMITYDSGQSGVYHYSSLTYGSPMRQNRRDNPFLIYGMQGMIMNDSINYIDQLSTNHNVKMKRNNVVKNNLDITNAMSIGGSINLEWENPLRHLELDDDLLSIALCLKNLIEAVQGQGCLDYGMFNAYIDRRTELALEESWHNNNSSLSLDWGHWFDK from the coding sequence TTGTCACAGTTAAAAGTTGTATTAATTGGAGCTGGAAAAAGGGCTGAAAATATTTTTATACCCATCCTAGAGCAACTATCAAGTTATTGTTCCTTAGTGGGAGTTATGAGTAGAACAGAAGAAAAAGTGGCTTATTTTGGGAGAAAATATAATATTCCTTGGTTCACGGACTTGGAAAAACTGGTTAATCAAACAAAACCTGATATTGCTATTATTACTACTTCTAGAGATCAGCATTTGGAACCTTTCTTAAAACTAGCGGATATGGGTGTCTCTCTGTTGGTGGAGACTCCCCTTGCTGAAACCAGGGAAGATATGGAGCTTATGCTTAATGTTAAGAAGGAAAAAGATATTTATGTTGAGGTTGTTGAACAATACTTTCGTTACCCTAGAATGCAACTCATTAAGAAAATCCTATCAGAAGGAATAATAGGCATCCCCCAATTAGTTTTTAGTGTTTCGGTTGCTCATGGATATCATGGCTTGAGTCTTCTGAGAAATATAGTTGGATTTGACAGAAAACCTATCAGTGTTTCAGCTCATGAACAAAATTTTGAAGTCATGAATCATATTTGGCGTAAGGGATATCCCCTACGAAATACAGAGAACTGGCAACACGGTATGATTACTTATGACTCGGGTCAAAGTGGTGTTTATCATTATTCGAGTTTGACCTATGGATCCCCTATGCGTCAAAACAGAAGGGATAATCCCTTCCTGATCTACGGAATGCAAGGGATGATTATGAATGATAGTATTAATTATATTGATCAGTTAAGTACAAACCATAATGTCAAAATGAAAAGAAATAATGTAGTGAAAAATAACTTAGATATTACCAATGCGATGAGTATTGGTGGTTCTATAAATCTAGAGTGGGAGAATCCTCTAAGACATTTAGAATTGGATGATGACTTATTAAGTATTGCCTTGTGTCTTAAAAACTTAATCGAGGCTGTTCAAGGCCAGGGTTGCTTAGATTATGGTATGTTCAATGCCTATATAGATAGAAGGACAGAGCTAGCATTAGAGGAGTCATGGCACAATAATAATAGTTCTCTTTCCTTAGATTGGGGTCATTGGTTTGATAAATAA
- a CDS encoding alpha/beta hydrolase, whose translation MNIQTLKYGPDSHQVGDLYLTEGKPKATLCLFHGGFWMLQYDRHQMDAISIFLLNQGYTVWNIEYRRAGYEGGGYPGTLEDVIDAVNYLGELSREYHNITMNQLYFIGHSAGGHLAFWLSKKGKGVTDKRLLYSPIRIIGLAPALDLVSIFDLYKGKYVLPFIGGAPQDFPDRYKHVSPIEMLPLNHKQLIIIGEKDSIIPVKQMKDYISKASSMNEEVQLIEVEGGEHMDFVDSHSSSFIELLNYLDSGQEGQLSMSEFVN comes from the coding sequence ATGAATATACAGACATTAAAATATGGACCAGATTCTCATCAAGTTGGTGATTTATACCTTACAGAAGGAAAGCCCAAAGCCACTCTTTGCCTCTTTCATGGAGGATTTTGGATGTTACAATATGATAGACATCAAATGGACGCTATTTCGATATTTCTTCTTAACCAGGGATATACCGTTTGGAATATAGAGTATAGAAGAGCTGGTTATGAGGGAGGAGGTTATCCAGGGACATTGGAAGACGTTATTGATGCTGTTAATTATTTGGGTGAATTAAGTAGAGAGTATCATAATATTACAATGAACCAGTTGTACTTCATTGGCCATTCGGCCGGTGGGCATCTAGCTTTTTGGTTAAGTAAAAAGGGAAAGGGTGTTACAGATAAACGTTTACTCTATTCTCCCATACGTATTATTGGTTTGGCTCCTGCATTAGATCTAGTATCAATCTTTGATTTATATAAAGGAAAATATGTTCTACCTTTTATAGGTGGTGCACCTCAAGATTTTCCTGATCGCTATAAACATGTCTCACCCATAGAAATGCTTCCTTTAAATCATAAGCAATTAATAATAATAGGAGAAAAGGATAGCATAATACCTGTTAAGCAAATGAAAGATTATATTTCAAAAGCTAGCTCAATGAATGAAGAGGTTCAGCTCATAGAAGTTGAAGGAGGTGAACATATGGATTTTGTTGATTCTCATAGTTCTTCCTTTATAGAACTATTGAATTATTTAGATAGTGGGCAAGAAGGACAATTGTCTATGTCTGAATTTGTCAATTGA
- a CDS encoding tetratricopeptide repeat protein, protein MLNKKRMLIYLTFTLFMLTISFFLAYYFLGMLWGYLIVSILGVWLFLISIHIKRYSYYQSILSEIYSSSNEGISNESIQFFVKPITGFIRPFHLFKGQLFILYSNEDVEGLRHALLKRYVRKKKDNVLDFYRAYIQYMDSQFEQAYRSFQNIISCEPLREAYFYSALCQLYLDNKDRAESLFTELLGRDSNYYLAYFYLGMLIYNKNKKQALPFFYKFLEFEAINSHEGLFESARIFINEIGEN, encoded by the coding sequence ATGTTAAATAAAAAAAGAATGTTGATCTACCTGACCTTTACTTTGTTTATGCTAACAATAAGTTTCTTTCTTGCCTATTATTTCCTTGGCATGCTTTGGGGATATCTTATAGTCTCTATTCTTGGAGTCTGGTTATTTCTTATCAGTATTCATATAAAGCGATATTCTTATTATCAATCTATTCTCTCAGAAATATATTCATCATCAAATGAAGGCATAAGTAATGAATCAATACAGTTTTTTGTCAAACCTATTACTGGATTTATTCGTCCTTTCCATTTATTTAAGGGACAGCTTTTTATTCTGTATTCTAATGAGGATGTTGAAGGTTTACGTCATGCTTTACTCAAGAGATATGTCCGTAAAAAGAAGGATAATGTTTTAGATTTCTATAGAGCTTATATTCAATATATGGATAGTCAATTTGAGCAAGCCTATCGTAGCTTTCAAAATATTATTTCTTGTGAGCCATTAAGGGAAGCCTATTTTTATAGTGCCCTTTGTCAGCTCTATCTTGATAATAAAGACAGGGCTGAGTCTTTATTTACAGAGTTATTAGGTAGGGATAGTAATTATTATTTAGCTTATTTTTACTTAGGAATGTTGATTTACAATAAGAATAAAAAACAGGCATTACCTTTTTTCTATAAATTTCTTGAATTTGAGGCAATAAATAGTCATGAAGGTTTATTTGAATCTGCTAGAATTTTTATTAATGAAATAGGGGAGAATTAA
- a CDS encoding acyl-CoA thioesterase gives MSKLVVIKPISIKGYDIDVMGIVSNVHYVRWFEDIRQVFLDENYPFSRMINENIAPILMKTEIEYKRPLTIHDKPVGKGIVTKMERMKWEFKFQIYTESHIHCIGTQVGAFWDLSKERPTPIPDKLRQLYTEEIELMTNI, from the coding sequence ATGAGTAAGTTAGTAGTAATTAAGCCTATTAGTATCAAAGGTTATGATATAGACGTAATGGGTATAGTCAGTAATGTACATTATGTGAGATGGTTCGAAGATATTCGTCAGGTATTTTTAGATGAAAATTATCCTTTTTCTAGGATGATAAATGAAAACATTGCTCCTATTCTGATGAAAACAGAAATTGAATACAAAAGACCCCTTACTATACACGACAAGCCTGTAGGTAAAGGAATTGTCACAAAAATGGAAAGAATGAAATGGGAGTTTAAGTTTCAGATTTATACAGAATCCCATATTCATTGTATTGGTACACAAGTGGGTGCTTTTTGGGATCTATCAAAGGAAAGACCAACTCCTATCCCTGACAAACTTCGCCAATTATACACAGAAGAAATAGAACTTATGACTAATATTTAA
- a CDS encoding GNAT family N-acetyltransferase produces the protein MDIIINVDNLTPEHINNFAQLIHICNNHDQIDYSFEPEAKHFFLYYKEDKLISAIYLFAPFSEEAEVYGFTHPEYRNQGYFKSLIHSVKKYVHKIKISTILFPIDSQLDTSLGVIQNWGAQYDFSEYAMTYKGDILKENDTLKLIKSEKEEKAFLITLTKEAFNITEEEAHQRYDEIFQSNLREHFTIYKNSTMIGQIGLYVESTSCYIYGFGIINNYRSKGHGKTALKNLVAYAQNKYPDKTITLEVEVKNNNALNLYTSCGFVTNCMYEYWRITPNKLP, from the coding sequence ATGGATATCATAATTAATGTTGATAACTTAACACCTGAGCACATTAATAATTTTGCTCAACTAATACATATTTGCAATAACCATGATCAAATAGATTATAGTTTTGAGCCTGAAGCTAAGCACTTTTTCTTATACTATAAAGAAGACAAACTTATCAGTGCTATCTATCTATTCGCCCCTTTTAGTGAAGAAGCAGAGGTCTATGGTTTTACCCATCCAGAGTATAGAAATCAAGGCTATTTTAAATCTTTAATTCATTCTGTGAAGAAATATGTCCATAAAATAAAGATATCAACTATTTTATTTCCCATTGACTCTCAATTAGACACGTCATTAGGAGTAATACAAAATTGGGGTGCTCAATATGACTTTAGTGAATATGCTATGACCTACAAAGGTGATATATTAAAAGAAAATGACACTCTAAAACTGATAAAAAGTGAAAAAGAAGAAAAAGCATTCCTCATTACCCTAACTAAAGAGGCTTTCAATATAACAGAAGAAGAAGCTCATCAACGATACGATGAGATATTTCAATCAAACCTAAGAGAACATTTCACTATATATAAAAATTCAACAATGATAGGTCAAATCGGACTCTATGTAGAATCTACATCCTGTTATATTTATGGATTTGGGATTATAAATAATTACAGATCAAAAGGTCATGGTAAGACAGCACTAAAAAACCTAGTAGCTTATGCCCAAAATAAATATCCTGATAAAACTATAACTTTGGAAGTAGAGGTAAAGAACAATAATGCCCTTAACCTCTATACAAGTTGTGGTTTTGTTACAAACTGTATGTATGAATATTGGCGTATAACACCAAACAAACTTCCCTAA
- a CDS encoding RidA family protein — protein MKKSISTNQAPQAIGPYSQATAVGNLVFVSGQIPLDPNTGQIIGSDIKTQTKQSFENIKGILTSQGLTMNHVAKATVLLADIQDFAGMNEVYAEYFDEPYPARAAFAVKDLPKGALVEIEVIASID, from the coding sequence ATGAAAAAATCGATAAGCACTAATCAGGCACCTCAGGCCATAGGTCCTTATTCTCAAGCGACAGCTGTAGGAAATTTAGTATTTGTTTCTGGTCAAATACCTTTAGATCCCAATACTGGACAGATTATTGGCTCAGATATAAAGACACAAACAAAACAGTCCTTTGAAAACATAAAAGGAATATTAACTTCCCAAGGTTTAACTATGAATCATGTAGCTAAAGCAACAGTATTACTAGCTGATATTCAAGATTTTGCCGGAATGAACGAAGTTTATGCAGAATATTTTGATGAACCCTATCCTGCTAGAGCTGCTTTTGCTGTAAAAGACCTACCTAAAGGTGCTTTAGTTGAAATTGAAGTAATAGCTAGTATTGATTAG
- a CDS encoding hydroxyethylthiazole kinase, which produces MEKHPYQELHKKNPRVYVLTNDVTRKFIADALLAIGAKPIMGIAPEEAFELTSYSDALCLNLGTPTKEKFKSYIKALKSGMKNNIPTSIDIPGASASHYRKDISTQIIKQIPNLTNNQEWPRVIHGNPSEIISLSGNEVVSQIDSIHTVQEASLHTNNLKDIFHSIVITGPQTLIKGDSTTLIPGGSPYMSYCSGFGCVQTALMAAFLTLPIQATEACILAAQLMFCAAKQIKAPNGPRDFQNKFIDHLFQITYKEHL; this is translated from the coding sequence TTGGAAAAACACCCCTACCAGGAATTACATAAAAAAAATCCTCGTGTTTATGTACTAACTAATGATGTAACCAGAAAGTTTATTGCTGATGCTCTATTAGCAATAGGGGCAAAACCTATAATGGGAATAGCTCCAGAAGAAGCGTTTGAACTTACTTCGTATTCGGATGCTCTATGTTTAAACCTAGGGACTCCGACTAAGGAAAAATTTAAAAGTTATATAAAAGCTCTCAAATCTGGAATGAAAAATAATATTCCAACAAGTATTGATATCCCCGGAGCCAGTGCCAGTCATTATAGAAAAGACATAAGTACACAAATCATAAAGCAAATACCTAACTTGACAAACAATCAGGAATGGCCACGAGTTATACACGGCAATCCTTCAGAAATCATTTCACTATCTGGAAATGAGGTCGTATCACAGATTGATTCAATTCACACAGTCCAAGAGGCCTCACTTCATACGAATAATTTGAAAGATATCTTCCATTCCATCGTGATAACTGGACCTCAAACATTAATTAAGGGAGACTCAACAACTCTTATCCCCGGAGGGAGTCCCTATATGTCTTATTGTTCCGGTTTTGGCTGTGTACAAACAGCTCTTATGGCTGCCTTTTTGACACTCCCCATACAAGCAACAGAGGCTTGTATATTAGCTGCACAACTCATGTTTTGTGCAGCTAAGCAAATAAAAGCCCCCAATGGTCCCAGAGATTTTCAAAATAAATTTATAGATCATTTATTTCAGATTACATATAAGGAGCATCTATGA
- the thiD gene encoding bifunctional hydroxymethylpyrimidine kinase/phosphomethylpyrimidine kinase, producing the protein MKYKTVLSIAGSDPSGGAGIQADLKTITALGAYGMTVITALTAQNTNGVEDVLGIPSHFVGKQLETILADIIPDSIKIGMLHDSAIIMIICNILKDYPRIPIILDPVMVATSGDILLEQKAIDSIQEKLFPLSTLITPNRHELQILTQRKINNSEDLIESSEDLSRRWNIPVLAKGGDLAFTNEALDYLAYPDSREGRIYQYPKVVTQNTHGTGCTLSSAIATNMAKDLGLEESIAIAKSYIQNALQSGKEFTIGHGRGPVNHLWSIEGVLR; encoded by the coding sequence ATGAAATACAAAACTGTTTTGAGCATAGCAGGAAGTGATCCCTCTGGCGGTGCAGGAATACAAGCAGATTTAAAAACCATAACAGCCTTAGGAGCTTATGGTATGACTGTTATCACTGCATTAACAGCACAAAATACGAATGGAGTGGAGGATGTACTAGGAATTCCTTCTCATTTTGTTGGTAAACAATTAGAGACCATATTAGCTGATATCATACCAGATTCAATAAAAATCGGTATGCTTCATGATAGTGCTATCATTATGATCATTTGCAATATTCTAAAGGACTATCCAAGGATTCCCATTATTCTTGATCCTGTCATGGTAGCTACAAGTGGTGATATTTTACTTGAACAAAAAGCTATCGATTCCATTCAAGAAAAACTTTTTCCCTTGTCCACGCTAATCACACCTAACCGACATGAATTACAAATACTAACTCAAAGGAAAATCAATAATTCAGAAGATTTAATTGAGTCGAGTGAGGACCTATCTAGACGATGGAATATTCCCGTTCTTGCTAAAGGAGGAGATCTTGCCTTCACAAATGAAGCACTAGATTATTTGGCCTATCCAGATTCAAGAGAAGGAAGAATATATCAATACCCCAAAGTTGTTACACAAAATACTCACGGAACAGGATGTACTCTAAGTTCAGCAATAGCAACTAATATGGCCAAAGATTTGGGCTTGGAAGAATCTATTGCCATTGCCAAATCTTATATTCAAAACGCACTTCAATCAGGAAAGGAATTTACTATCGGTCACGGAAGAGGTCCTGTGAATCATCTTTGGAGTATAGAAGGAGTATTACGATGA